A single region of the Borrelia hermsii DAH genome encodes:
- the rpsO gene encoding 30S ribosomal protein S15, producing the protein MISKEQKQKIITEFGKNPNDTGSVEVQIALITDRIRYLTEHLKSNKKDHSSKRGLLKLVGQRRSLLRYYQKKNLEAYRTLIAKLGLRK; encoded by the coding sequence ATGATTAGTAAAGAACAAAAACAAAAAATAATTACAGAGTTTGGAAAGAATCCAAATGATACAGGGTCAGTTGAAGTGCAAATAGCGTTAATTACAGATAGAATAAGGTATTTAACAGAGCATTTAAAGAGCAATAAAAAAGATCATAGCTCTAAGAGAGGTTTGTTAAAGTTGGTTGGTCAGAGAAGGAGTTTGTTAAGATATTATCAGAAAAAAAATTTGGAAGCTTACAGAACCTTAATAGCTAAACTTGGACTTAGAAAGTAA
- the rbfA gene encoding 30S ribosome-binding factor RbfA gives MEKEIRKSKLESLLVQEIGNLILTKGIKDPRVHEFLTVVRVEISNDLINAKVFIGSIKEGASLDNAVKALNNAKGFIQGEIVKRIRVRNTPKLSFLRDDTISKAFYVNKIIENLSFSDE, from the coding sequence ATGGAAAAAGAGATAAGAAAATCGAAACTTGAGAGTTTGTTAGTTCAAGAGATTGGTAATTTAATATTGACGAAAGGCATTAAAGATCCTAGAGTTCATGAGTTCTTAACTGTTGTGAGAGTTGAGATTTCAAACGATTTAATAAATGCCAAAGTATTTATTGGCTCTATTAAAGAGGGCGCATCTCTTGATAATGCTGTTAAGGCATTAAATAATGCTAAGGGATTCATTCAAGGAGAGATTGTTAAACGTATTAGAGTTAGAAATACTCCAAAATTAAGTTTTTTAAGAGATGATACTATTTCTAAGGCTTTTTATGTTAATAAGATAATTGAAAATTTAAGTTTTAGTGACGAATAG
- a CDS encoding LptF/LptG family permease gives MRVLRNNYESYIITEFCKYFLITFLFFFFVFFINQILFFMRILLQNYVPFFKAFIFVIYSLPMVIALSPPFAALLSVILTIYRFKLNNEILAFRSIGISIFDLLVPFFKLGVVIALIAFILNDFLLPLGSIGRLKIFNEIKEEIPHLILKPYSSKQYGDLIFVSGEKSDTGYRNVTFFDNTRLKGYDRIFMARELNIQKENYQVYFILNDVLSIALTEDESGFYDYFYADRMKYSIDQVTFSDSWLLSNVTPSQMSMRDVIKLIVKQDKLVKELDMRNDLEEDLLHLNFSNTYLNYLYATNSIVDENYFLENLNYMYNLSLNYSPYEDLLAKRSYALFYLEFYQKISLPLSVLFFIFLAFGMGMYSNKKYSIILELVISILICVFYWVMFIGGKVYTVQYAPNPFLVTVLPNVALIFAGLILFLRLLKK, from the coding sequence ATGAGAGTATTAAGAAACAATTATGAATCTTACATAATTACTGAATTTTGTAAGTATTTCTTAATTACTTTTTTATTTTTTTTCTTTGTTTTTTTCATAAACCAAATACTTTTTTTTATGAGAATACTTCTTCAAAACTATGTTCCTTTTTTCAAGGCTTTTATTTTTGTTATATATTCGCTTCCTATGGTAATTGCCCTTTCTCCTCCCTTTGCAGCTTTACTCTCAGTAATACTTACCATTTATAGGTTTAAACTTAATAATGAAATATTGGCTTTTAGATCAATTGGAATATCTATTTTTGATTTGTTAGTTCCATTTTTTAAATTAGGTGTGGTTATTGCATTAATTGCGTTTATTTTAAATGATTTTTTGCTGCCACTTGGTTCTATTGGTAGGTTAAAAATTTTTAATGAAATCAAAGAAGAAATACCTCATTTGATATTAAAACCCTATTCAAGCAAACAGTATGGAGATTTAATATTTGTATCAGGAGAGAAATCTGATACAGGATATAGAAATGTTACTTTTTTTGATAATACTAGACTTAAAGGCTATGACAGAATATTTATGGCAAGGGAACTTAATATTCAGAAAGAAAATTATCAGGTATATTTTATTTTGAACGATGTTTTATCAATTGCTTTAACAGAAGATGAGAGTGGATTTTATGACTATTTTTATGCTGATCGAATGAAATATTCAATTGATCAAGTCACATTTAGTGATAGTTGGCTGTTAAGTAATGTAACACCATCTCAGATGAGTATGAGAGATGTTATTAAACTTATTGTTAAGCAAGATAAGCTAGTTAAAGAGTTAGATATGAGAAATGATTTAGAAGAAGATCTTTTGCATTTAAATTTTTCAAATACTTATTTAAATTATTTGTATGCTACAAATAGCATTGTAGATGAGAATTATTTTCTTGAAAACTTAAATTATATGTATAATTTAAGTTTAAATTATAGTCCTTATGAGGATCTACTTGCTAAGAGAAGTTATGCTCTTTTTTATTTGGAATTTTATCAAAAAATAAGTTTACCATTGTCTGTTTTATTTTTCATCTTTTTAGCTTTCGGTATGGGTATGTACTCAAATAAAAAATATTCTATTATTCTTGAACTTGTGATTTCAATTCTTATTTGTGTTTTCTATTGGGTAATGTTTATTGGTGGAAAAGTTTATACTGTTCAGTATGCCCCAAATCCTTTTCTTGTTACTGTTTTGCCAAATGTGGCTTTAATTTTTGCAGGTTTAATACTTTTTTTGAGACTTTTAAAAAAATGA
- a CDS encoding LptF/LptG family permease, whose product MKVDKLFVNNISLTFLFMNFLFVILIVLFDLFTNLFTYLDHNLSISDIIYIYYLYLPKCFSDGLALSFLFAVSNLIGNLSMRNEIIGLFSCGISISRILRSIIMLSVFISVLLFFFDNYLVIDTVTKRDAFLKNSIGSKGANDRNIIIKDFAREIYNIRHYDIENDIIANLMIILKDQNDNFKKRYDISKAEWTNSRWRLYGVREFSKVERDVIEKFHEVLDGGGIVNLEPEYIKIIMLSSKTLNFSKLISWIGALRRENLDSSEALFDFFSRIFFSFRLILLSFTVGFVSFALKKNIFIWSLLNSIAFAVVYVISIMVFSFLADLGYLPIFVASSLPTILFIIINFVVYNLVCK is encoded by the coding sequence ATGAAAGTAGATAAGCTTTTTGTAAATAATATATCATTAACTTTTTTGTTTATGAATTTTCTCTTTGTGATTTTAATTGTGCTTTTTGATTTATTTACAAATCTTTTTACTTATCTTGATCATAATCTTAGTATTAGTGATATCATTTATATTTATTATCTTTATTTGCCGAAATGTTTTTCAGATGGTTTAGCTTTGTCTTTTCTTTTTGCCGTTTCTAATCTTATTGGCAATCTTTCTATGAGAAATGAAATAATAGGACTCTTTAGTTGTGGTATTTCTATTTCTAGAATATTAAGATCGATAATTATGCTTAGTGTTTTTATTTCAGTATTACTCTTTTTTTTTGACAATTATTTGGTTATAGATACTGTTACTAAAAGGGATGCTTTTCTTAAAAATAGTATTGGCAGTAAAGGTGCAAATGATAGGAATATAATCATTAAAGATTTTGCAAGAGAAATTTATAATATTAGGCATTATGATATCGAGAATGATATTATTGCTAACTTGATGATTATTTTAAAAGATCAAAATGATAATTTTAAAAAAAGGTATGATATAAGTAAGGCTGAATGGACCAATTCCAGGTGGCGGCTTTATGGTGTAAGAGAATTTTCTAAGGTAGAACGAGATGTGATAGAGAAATTTCATGAGGTTCTTGATGGTGGGGGGATTGTTAATTTAGAGCCTGAATATATTAAAATCATTATGCTTTCTTCAAAAACGTTGAATTTTTCAAAGCTTATTAGCTGGATTGGTGCCCTTAGAAGAGAAAATTTGGATTCTTCTGAAGCTTTATTTGATTTTTTCAGCAGAATATTTTTTTCATTTAGATTAATACTTCTTAGTTTTACTGTGGGTTTTGTAAGTTTTGCTTTGAAAAAAAATATTTTTATATGGAGTTTGTTAAATAGTATTGCATTTGCAGTTGTGTATGTTATTTCAATTATGGTTTTTAGTTTTTTAGCAGATCTTGGATATTTGCCCATATTTGTTGCAAGTTCATTGCCAACTATTTTATTTATTATTATTAATTTTGTCGTTTATAATCTTGTATGTAAGTAG
- the truB gene encoding tRNA pseudouridine(55) synthase TruB produces MNGIILLNKRIGITSCDTLFPLKRYFSTSRVGHTGTLDKFASGLLVVLVGKYTKLSNYITSLDKEYISEFEFGIETDTLDPNGRIANRTDYIPNLEELSLGIRSFIGEIYQIPPKFSSVHVKGKRAYKLALSGEYFELQPRKVNIYDIQILNYNVDSRILKLQIKCSKGTYVRSIARDLALSLGSFAYVKSLERIKIGDFRLDNACFCEDFNSNSLMSLESLGLFEKIYVDNSMIKLIRNGAYINVVINVGEFKILKSYNEEILAIICGIGLNKYKYIIIF; encoded by the coding sequence GTGAATGGGATTATTTTATTAAATAAGAGAATTGGAATAACTTCTTGTGATACCCTTTTTCCTTTAAAGAGGTATTTTTCTACAAGTCGAGTTGGACATACGGGTACTCTTGATAAGTTTGCAAGTGGTCTTTTGGTTGTTTTAGTTGGCAAATACACCAAACTTTCAAATTACATTACATCTTTAGATAAAGAATATATATCAGAGTTTGAGTTTGGAATTGAAACTGATACCCTTGATCCTAACGGTAGAATAGCAAATAGGACAGATTATATTCCAAATTTGGAAGAATTAAGTCTTGGGATTAGGTCTTTTATAGGTGAGATTTATCAAATTCCACCCAAGTTTTCTTCAGTGCATGTTAAAGGAAAAAGAGCTTATAAGTTAGCTTTAAGTGGGGAGTATTTTGAGCTTCAGCCTAGAAAAGTCAATATATATGATATTCAGATCTTAAATTATAATGTTGATTCTCGTATTTTGAAATTACAAATAAAATGCTCTAAGGGAACTTATGTTAGAAGTATAGCAAGAGATTTGGCATTGTCTTTGGGGTCATTTGCTTATGTTAAGAGCCTTGAGAGAATTAAGATTGGAGATTTTAGATTAGATAATGCTTGTTTTTGTGAAGATTTCAATAGCAATTCTTTAATGAGTTTAGAATCTTTGGGGCTTTTTGAAAAAATTTATGTTGATAATAGTATGATTAAGCTTATTCGGAATGGTGCTTATATCAATGTTGTTATTAATGTTGGTGAGTTTAAGATTTTAAAATCTTACAATGAAGAGATATTAGCAATAATTTGTGGCATTGGCTTGAATAAATATAAGTATATTATTATTTTTTGA
- the pnp gene encoding polyribonucleotide nucleotidyltransferase — translation MRKILRLKVGREDLILETGLLAKQANGAVLATYGGSTVLATVCCSDSVRENLDFVPLSVEYNEKYYAAGKIPGGFIKREGKPKDKEVLVSRLIDRPMRPLFDKRFGREIQVVPTTLSTDQMNPPDIVGMNAAFAAVFLSDIPFNGPIAAVRLAYLNNEFIVNPSFDEIQDSILDIVVAGSLDGITMVEGGANEVSEEVLLSAIDKAYEYIKQICNLQKEFVSIIGEREKLPLAYEEGVFEFKDELKNLIYSELKDACFVKGKLNRDKAIKLVKQKAYEHFSSISQVNEDNEFLFYKAFDDFEREIVRKSILENNLRTDGRTSTQIRDIVAEVDLLKRTHGSSLFTRGETQALAVTTLGTSIDEQIMDDIDGDKRLNFMLHYNFPPFSVGETGRLMTGRREVGHGHLAQRSLEAMLPKKDDFPYTIRVVSEILESNGSSSMATVCSGSMSLMAAGVPVKEQVAGIAMGLISDGDKYVVLSDILGEEDHLGDMDFKVAGTKNGITGFQMDIKISNVTKQLMKDALEQARIGRMHILSIMDSVISRSRDDISVNAPKIVQLQIDIDKISLVIGSTGKTVKAITDEFEVRVQIEQDGRITLFGTDSLKMQKAKAKIESIVREPKIGEIYDGIVKKINSFGAFIELTPIKEGFLSNRARSRDDRYGDMRHSRYGSGRHSRYGRDNRNTFGMNPPRLEEGQIVKVKISDIDKFGKIELELVRD, via the coding sequence TTGAGAAAAATTTTAAGATTGAAAGTTGGAAGGGAAGATTTAATTTTGGAAACAGGATTATTGGCTAAGCAAGCAAATGGAGCGGTTCTTGCTACTTATGGTGGTTCTACTGTTCTTGCTACGGTCTGTTGTTCAGATTCAGTTCGGGAAAATTTAGATTTTGTCCCTTTATCTGTTGAATATAATGAGAAGTATTATGCTGCTGGAAAAATTCCTGGTGGGTTTATTAAAAGAGAGGGTAAACCAAAAGATAAGGAAGTACTTGTTTCTAGATTAATAGATAGACCTATGAGGCCGCTTTTTGATAAGAGGTTTGGTAGAGAAATTCAAGTTGTTCCAACAACTTTGTCTACAGATCAGATGAATCCCCCTGATATTGTTGGGATGAATGCTGCTTTTGCAGCCGTTTTTTTATCGGATATTCCGTTTAATGGTCCAATTGCAGCTGTTAGGCTGGCTTATTTAAATAATGAGTTTATAGTAAATCCTTCTTTTGATGAGATACAAGATTCTATTCTAGATATTGTTGTTGCAGGAAGTTTGGATGGTATTACAATGGTTGAAGGTGGTGCTAATGAGGTTAGCGAGGAAGTATTGCTTTCTGCTATAGATAAAGCTTATGAATACATTAAACAAATTTGTAATCTTCAGAAAGAATTTGTATCTATAATAGGTGAGAGAGAGAAATTACCACTTGCTTATGAAGAAGGAGTATTTGAATTTAAGGATGAACTTAAAAATTTAATTTACTCTGAACTTAAGGATGCTTGTTTTGTTAAGGGCAAACTTAATAGAGATAAGGCTATAAAATTAGTTAAGCAGAAAGCTTATGAACATTTTTCTTCTATAAGTCAGGTCAATGAAGATAATGAATTCCTTTTTTATAAAGCTTTTGATGATTTTGAGAGAGAAATTGTTAGAAAATCAATCCTTGAGAATAATCTTAGAACCGATGGGCGTACTTCTACACAGATAAGAGATATTGTTGCTGAAGTTGATCTTTTAAAGAGAACCCATGGTTCTTCTCTTTTTACAAGAGGTGAAACCCAGGCATTAGCCGTAACGACTTTAGGCACAAGTATTGATGAGCAAATAATGGATGATATTGATGGTGATAAGCGTCTTAATTTTATGCTTCATTATAATTTCCCTCCGTTTTCTGTTGGCGAGACAGGTAGATTGATGACTGGCAGGCGTGAGGTTGGGCATGGGCATTTAGCTCAAAGGTCTTTGGAGGCCATGTTACCTAAGAAAGATGATTTTCCATATACTATTAGAGTGGTATCTGAGATATTAGAATCAAATGGCTCATCATCAATGGCTACAGTATGTTCTGGGAGTATGTCTTTAATGGCTGCTGGGGTTCCTGTTAAGGAGCAGGTTGCAGGAATAGCTATGGGATTAATTAGTGATGGCGATAAATATGTTGTCTTGAGCGATATTCTTGGAGAAGAAGATCATTTAGGTGATATGGATTTTAAGGTTGCAGGAACTAAGAATGGGATTACTGGCTTTCAAATGGACATTAAGATTTCAAATGTTACAAAGCAATTGATGAAGGATGCTCTTGAACAGGCACGAATTGGAAGAATGCATATTCTATCTATTATGGATTCTGTAATTTCAAGATCAAGAGACGATATATCTGTTAATGCACCTAAGATTGTTCAGTTGCAAATTGATATTGATAAAATTTCTCTTGTTATTGGCTCTACTGGCAAGACAGTTAAGGCAATTACGGATGAGTTTGAGGTTAGGGTGCAAATTGAGCAAGATGGTAGGATTACCCTTTTTGGAACTGATAGCTTAAAGATGCAAAAAGCTAAGGCAAAGATAGAGAGTATTGTAAGAGAACCTAAAATTGGTGAGATTTATGACGGGATCGTTAAAAAGATTAACAGTTTTGGAGCTTTCATTGAACTTACTCCTATTAAGGAAGGCTTTTTAAGCAACCGAGCAAGATCGAGGGATGATAGATATGGTGATATGAGGCATTCTAGATATGGCAGTGGCCGGCATTCTAGATATGGTAGGGATAATAGGAATACATTTGGTATGAATCCTCCAAGATTAGAGGAGGGCCAAATTGTGAAGGTCAAAATATCTGATATCGATAAGTTTGGCAAGATTGAGCTTGAATTAGTTAGAGATTAA
- the infB gene encoding translation initiation factor IF-2, producing the protein MSENIDDDRSEDEKKIKVVKLRKKVVKVVAHTDRNLNKSKDDFVEPSNSWGNQDPNRGYSYGNRDNRGGMRPSSVHKDKDNTGSQQQGNRGYLGRTNTNTYNRDNRGYSYGNRDNRGGMRPSFVHKDKDNTGSQQQGNRGYLGRTNTNTYNRDNRGYSYGNRDNRGGMRPSSAHKDKDNTGSQQQQGNRGYSSRANAHSSSGAQTFRRVIRTKVISSVAMSPSDSDNKGLNRKLGEKKKQQQESQKGYKRKKEEIESQTIEQKVFDQLQKKKKENLANPIPKSIDIMGTITVAELARKMNLKSSDLIAKLMTLGVMATINEKIDSDTATILVEEYGSRVNVVSIYDETVIESEEDDEREMVAKPPIITIMGHVDHGKTRLLSVLQNIDINQTEFGGITQHIGAYTINYNDHEITFLDTPGHEAFTMMRSRGAQVTDIVVLVVSAVDGVMPQTVEAINHAKDAKVPIIVAINKIDLPDSNLDRVKHQLSEYDLIPEDWGGNTIFVAISALKNIGITELLDMIILQSEVMSLKANPTKRAIGRILDAKIDLGRGIVCSVIIEDGTLSIGDSFVGGVYHGKVRALINERGVSVRSVGPAKAISVLGFSSIPQAGDPFQVTKTEKEAKLISSKRQDLKKYENAKNVKKVTMSNLYDSIKDGELRELKIILKADVQGSVEALKHSLEKLANNEIRVKVIHSSVGAITETDISFAAASEAIIIGFHVRPTTKAQLLADQEKVEIRKYNIIYDAINDIKSVLEGMLEPDIEQQFIGFAEVRAVINIPKVGVVAGCYVSQGCIKRDAVANVVREGLQVNSGKIASLKRFKEDVKEVSAQYECGIMIDNYFNIKEGDIIEAFEIKKVKRRFGS; encoded by the coding sequence TTGTCAGAAAATATTGATGATGATCGCAGTGAAGATGAAAAAAAAATTAAGGTTGTTAAATTACGAAAGAAAGTGGTAAAGGTTGTAGCCCATACTGATAGAAATTTAAATAAATCAAAAGATGATTTTGTTGAACCTTCTAATTCATGGGGCAATCAAGATCCGAATAGAGGATATTCTTATGGTAATAGAGATAATAGGGGGGGCATGAGGCCCTCTTCTGTGCATAAAGATAAGGATAATACTGGTAGCCAGCAGCAAGGTAATAGAGGATATTTAGGGAGAACTAATACTAATACTTATAATAGGGATAATAGAGGCTATTCTTATGGCAATAGAGATAATAGGGGGGGCATGAGACCTTCTTTTGTGCATAAAGATAAGGATAATACTGGTAGCCAGCAGCAAGGTAATAGAGGATATTTAGGTAGAACCAATACTAATACTTATAATAGAGATAATAGAGGCTATTCTTATGGCAATAGAGATAATAGGGGGGGTATGAGGCCTTCTTCTGCGCATAAAGATAAGGACAATACTGGTAGTCAGCAGCAGCAAGGTAATAGAGGATATTCAAGTAGAGCTAATGCTCATAGTAGTAGTGGTGCTCAGACGTTTAGACGAGTAATAAGGACTAAGGTTATCTCTAGTGTTGCGATGTCACCTTCTGATTCTGATAATAAGGGTCTTAATAGGAAACTTGGTGAGAAGAAGAAGCAGCAACAAGAGAGTCAAAAAGGTTACAAGAGGAAAAAGGAAGAAATTGAGAGCCAAACAATAGAACAAAAAGTTTTTGATCAGCTTCAGAAAAAGAAGAAAGAAAATCTAGCAAATCCAATTCCTAAGTCAATTGACATTATGGGAACTATTACTGTTGCTGAACTTGCAAGAAAGATGAATTTAAAATCCTCAGATTTAATTGCTAAATTAATGACTTTAGGTGTAATGGCAACTATTAACGAGAAGATTGATTCTGATACTGCTACTATTTTGGTTGAAGAATATGGCTCTAGAGTGAATGTTGTATCAATTTATGATGAAACGGTTATAGAATCAGAGGAAGATGATGAGAGAGAAATGGTGGCAAAACCTCCTATTATTACAATAATGGGACATGTTGATCATGGAAAAACTAGACTTCTATCAGTGTTGCAAAATATTGATATAAATCAAACGGAGTTTGGGGGGATTACACAACATATTGGTGCTTATACTATTAATTATAATGATCATGAAATAACATTTTTAGACACTCCAGGACATGAAGCTTTTACTATGATGAGAAGTCGAGGGGCACAAGTTACAGATATTGTTGTGCTTGTTGTCTCTGCTGTGGACGGAGTAATGCCACAGACTGTTGAGGCTATTAATCATGCAAAAGACGCAAAAGTGCCCATTATTGTTGCAATCAATAAGATTGATTTGCCAGATTCGAATCTAGATAGAGTTAAACATCAGCTTTCAGAGTATGATTTGATTCCTGAAGATTGGGGTGGAAATACAATTTTTGTTGCAATTTCAGCTCTTAAAAATATTGGTATTACAGAACTTCTTGATATGATTATTTTGCAATCTGAAGTGATGTCATTGAAAGCAAACCCAACTAAAAGAGCTATTGGTAGGATTCTTGATGCTAAAATTGATTTAGGTAGAGGAATAGTTTGTTCTGTTATAATTGAGGATGGTACGCTTTCTATAGGAGATTCTTTTGTTGGAGGAGTCTATCATGGTAAGGTGAGAGCATTAATTAATGAGCGGGGAGTCTCTGTTAGAAGCGTTGGTCCTGCAAAAGCTATTAGTGTTTTGGGGTTTTCATCAATTCCTCAGGCTGGTGATCCATTCCAGGTTACAAAAACAGAAAAAGAAGCCAAATTAATTAGTTCTAAAAGACAAGATCTTAAAAAATATGAGAATGCTAAGAATGTAAAAAAAGTTACTATGTCAAACCTTTATGATTCAATTAAGGATGGAGAACTAAGAGAACTTAAGATAATTTTAAAAGCGGATGTGCAGGGTTCTGTTGAGGCTTTAAAGCATTCCCTTGAAAAATTGGCTAATAATGAGATTAGAGTAAAAGTTATTCATTCATCAGTAGGAGCAATAACTGAAACTGATATTAGTTTTGCAGCAGCAAGTGAAGCAATTATTATTGGTTTTCACGTACGACCTACGACAAAAGCACAATTATTAGCTGATCAAGAAAAAGTTGAAATTAGAAAATATAATATAATTTATGATGCAATTAATGATATTAAATCAGTTCTAGAAGGCATGTTGGAACCAGATATTGAACAGCAATTTATTGGATTTGCAGAAGTTCGTGCTGTTATTAACATCCCTAAGGTTGGAGTAGTGGCTGGATGTTATGTTTCACAAGGATGCATAAAACGGGATGCTGTGGCTAATGTTGTGCGAGAAGGATTGCAGGTGAATTCTGGTAAGATTGCTTCATTAAAGCGATTTAAAGAGGATGTTAAGGAAGTTAGTGCGCAATATGAGTGTGGAATTATGATTGATAATTATTTTAATATTAAGGAAGGAGATATCATTGAGGCCTTTGAGATTAAGAAAGTAAAGAGACGTTTTGGATCTTAA